The following proteins are encoded in a genomic region of Ignavibacteriota bacterium:
- a CDS encoding cytochrome c, whose product MTNRPYIHTLLRHAHLRIVYTVLVSALPALILVGCYAFTGDGEPPEWTPDPKDVAQQSAQPGAGGSGGPGAAIFNQKCAVCHQMTGKGIPAVYPSLAGSELATGDPTLPIQIVLHGFQGPISRGGQSYNGVMQPWQNELSDQQIADVLTYVRSSWGNSAPAVDAAAVKTVRDATKGKVGAYTEPELLKTK is encoded by the coding sequence ATGACGAATCGTCCATACATACATACACTTCTCCGCCACGCCCATCTCCGCATCGTATACACGGTGCTCGTGTCGGCGCTTCCCGCGCTGATTTTGGTGGGCTGTTACGCCTTCACTGGCGACGGGGAGCCGCCGGAATGGACGCCCGATCCGAAGGATGTCGCGCAACAAAGCGCGCAGCCGGGAGCGGGCGGCAGCGGCGGACCGGGCGCGGCCATTTTCAACCAAAAATGCGCCGTGTGCCATCAGATGACAGGCAAAGGTATACCCGCCGTGTATCCGTCCCTCGCGGGTTCGGAGCTGGCGACGGGCGACCCTACCCTGCCCATTCAGATTGTGCTCCATGGCTTCCAGGGGCCCATCTCGCGAGGCGGGCAGAGCTATAACGGTGTGATGCAGCCGTGGCAAAACGAGCTGAGTGATCAGCAGATTGCCGATGTGTTGACATACGTCCGTTCAAGCTGGGGCAACAGCGCACCTGCTGTGGATGCGGCCGCGGTGAAAACCGTCCGCGACGCCACAAAGGGCAAGGTCGGCGCCTATACCGAGCCAGAGTTACTCAAGACGAAATAA
- a CDS encoding sigma-70 family RNA polymerase sigma factor, whose translation MSIENEPEVIDRAKRGDPDAITLLVNEYANTIYRFAFNVCRNQDRAEHTTQETFVSLLRKLDQFDNRSKFSTWLYTIVSNHCLMLARGSKADRHVSIDDEDNELPESALGVSEADPHVIAEQSDLRRYLDEAIGKLAQEYRVVFTLRDIEGLSTEEVAEILDLSVPAVKSRLHRARAFLRNELAPLFQEHDHD comes from the coding sequence ATGAGCATCGAAAACGAACCCGAGGTCATCGACCGCGCAAAACGCGGCGATCCCGACGCGATCACGCTTCTTGTGAACGAGTACGCAAACACCATTTACCGATTCGCCTTCAACGTATGCCGGAATCAGGACAGGGCAGAGCACACCACTCAGGAGACCTTCGTCAGTCTTCTGCGGAAGCTCGATCAGTTCGACAACCGATCGAAATTCTCGACGTGGCTGTACACGATCGTGTCCAATCACTGCCTGATGCTGGCGCGCGGTTCGAAGGCCGACCGCCACGTCTCGATCGACGACGAGGACAACGAGTTGCCGGAGTCCGCGTTGGGAGTAAGCGAGGCCGATCCGCATGTGATAGCGGAACAGTCGGATCTTCGGCGCTACCTCGACGAGGCGATCGGCAAACTCGCGCAGGAATACCGCGTCGTGTTTACGTTGCGCGACATCGAGGGGCTCAGCACCGAGGAGGTCGCGGAAATTCTCGACCTCAGCGTGCCCGCCGTCAAATCGCGGCTTCACCGCGCGCGCGCGTTTCTCCGCAACGAACTGGCGCCACTGTTTCAGGAGCATGACCATGACTGA
- a CDS encoding DUF302 domain-containing protein, which produces MQLDYTKTTTRPQPEVVEAVRAAAAARNFRTLHVHDVQQTLAEKGFTIDQYSIVEVCNAGFAHTVLGIHKPVGMMLPCRIVVYADAGATTVTLMNPTLIADMMPGIDFGSVPADVEALLKAVVDEVTQPQT; this is translated from the coding sequence ATGCAGCTCGATTATACAAAAACAACCACCCGTCCGCAGCCCGAGGTTGTTGAGGCGGTGCGCGCCGCCGCCGCGGCGCGGAATTTCCGCACTCTGCATGTGCACGATGTGCAGCAGACTCTGGCGGAAAAGGGCTTCACGATCGACCAATACAGCATCGTCGAGGTGTGTAATGCCGGCTTCGCGCACACCGTCCTCGGTATTCACAAGCCCGTGGGAATGATGCTGCCCTGCCGCATTGTTGTGTATGCGGACGCCGGTGCGACAACGGTCACGCTCATGAATCCCACGCTTATAGCCGACATGATGCCGGGAATCGACTTCGGCAGTGTTCCCGCCGATGTTGAAGCACTTCTGAAGGCGGTTGTTGACGAGGTCACACAGCCCCAAACGTGA
- a CDS encoding cbb3-type cytochrome c oxidase subunit I produces the protein MDATLTAHAHETTDHTHHASFLRTYIFSTDHKMIAKQFMVTALLFLFIGGAFALFIRWQLAYPGKPIPVIGTLLPSTWVSPEGAVTADFYAQLLTMHGSVMIFAVIIPLLVGMIGNFCVPLMIGADDMAFPTINMISFWMFPVAGALMMAGFWVEGGSAAAGWTGYPPLSALASTGQTLWIVALFIVGFSSILGALNYITTVLNMRAPGMGLFQMPMTVWAIFITAIIIIIGTPVLASALAMLFMDNFLHTSFFLPANLVAPGKDLARTAGGGQPLLWQHLFWFYSHPAVYIMILPGMGVVSDVLAVFSRKPLFGYKAMVFAIIAIAFLGIIVWGHHMFQSGMNPLLGTTFMISTMVIAVPSAIKTFNWLGTMWRGQMEFTTPMLNAVAFVSMFVIGGLSGIFMASTPVDVYIHDTYFIVGHIHYVLFGGSLFAVFAGLTYWWPKMTGRMMHEGLGKLHFWITFVSFNFTFFPMHILGVGGMMRRIYDPTVYDFLKPFQPMNEFITVNAIILGFAQFILVAALIHSLVKGRAARRNPWRANTLEWEAPSPPPHGNFDKPLRVYRGPYEYSSPESVQDYLPQTLPPDEVTRRMAEHLAREKQSGSENG, from the coding sequence ATGGACGCCACACTCACCGCGCACGCGCACGAGACCACGGACCACACGCATCACGCCTCGTTCCTCCGCACGTACATATTTTCGACCGATCACAAGATGATCGCGAAGCAGTTCATGGTCACCGCGCTGCTGTTCCTCTTCATCGGCGGCGCGTTTGCACTGTTCATCCGCTGGCAGCTCGCTTATCCCGGCAAACCCATTCCCGTCATCGGCACGCTGTTGCCTTCGACCTGGGTCAGTCCCGAAGGCGCGGTCACCGCCGATTTCTACGCGCAGCTTCTGACCATGCATGGCAGCGTCATGATTTTTGCCGTGATCATTCCACTGCTTGTCGGCATGATCGGAAACTTCTGCGTACCCCTGATGATCGGGGCCGACGATATGGCCTTTCCAACGATCAACATGATCTCGTTCTGGATGTTCCCCGTGGCGGGAGCGCTCATGATGGCGGGATTTTGGGTTGAAGGCGGATCCGCCGCGGCAGGGTGGACCGGATATCCGCCCTTGAGCGCCCTGGCAAGCACAGGCCAGACTCTCTGGATCGTGGCGCTGTTTATCGTCGGTTTCTCATCGATACTCGGCGCACTGAACTACATCACCACCGTGCTCAATATGCGCGCGCCGGGCATGGGGCTGTTCCAGATGCCGATGACCGTCTGGGCGATTTTTATCACGGCCATCATCATCATCATCGGCACACCCGTCCTCGCCTCGGCGCTGGCCATGTTGTTCATGGACAATTTCCTGCACACGAGTTTCTTCCTGCCCGCAAATCTTGTGGCGCCCGGCAAGGACCTTGCGCGCACCGCGGGCGGCGGTCAGCCGCTTCTGTGGCAGCATCTGTTCTGGTTCTATTCGCATCCGGCCGTGTACATCATGATCCTTCCCGGGATGGGTGTGGTGTCGGACGTGCTGGCCGTGTTCTCGCGAAAGCCGTTGTTCGGATACAAGGCCATGGTGTTCGCCATCATCGCGATCGCTTTCCTCGGCATCATCGTGTGGGGACACCACATGTTCCAGTCGGGAATGAATCCGCTGCTCGGCACAACATTCATGATCAGCACCATGGTCATCGCTGTCCCTTCGGCGATTAAAACCTTCAACTGGCTCGGTACGATGTGGCGTGGCCAGATGGAATTCACCACGCCGATGCTCAACGCCGTGGCCTTTGTGTCGATGTTTGTCATCGGCGGGCTCTCGGGCATATTCATGGCCTCGACGCCGGTCGACGTGTACATACACGACACATACTTCATCGTCGGTCACATCCACTACGTGCTCTTCGGCGGAAGCCTGTTTGCGGTGTTCGCCGGACTCACTTACTGGTGGCCCAAGATGACAGGGCGCATGATGCACGAAGGACTCGGCAAGCTGCATTTCTGGATCACCTTCGTGAGCTTCAACTTCACGTTTTTCCCGATGCACATTCTGGGTGTGGGAGGAATGATGCGGCGCATCTATGATCCGACCGTGTACGATTTCCTCAAACCGTTTCAACCGATGAACGAATTCATCACGGTGAACGCGATCATACTGGGCTTCGCGCAGTTCATTCTCGTCGCCGCGCTGATCCACAGTCTTGTGAAGGGCCGCGCTGCGCGCCGCAATCCCTGGCGCGCGAACACGCTCGAATGGGAGGCGCCGTCACCGCCGCCGCACGGCAACTTCGACAAGCCGCTGCGCGTGTACCGCGGCCCCTACGAGTACAGTTCGCCAGAATCCGTGCAGGACTATCTGCCGCAGACGCTCCCGCCTGACGAAGTGACGCGCCGCATGGCCGAGCACCTGGCACGCGAGAAGCAGTCCGGAAGCGAAAACGGGTGA
- a CDS encoding response regulator, giving the protein MDEAMIMDAGIRGESVDILLVEENPHDAELLFHSLRQYRLTNAVVWVKDGDEALKVLFGKTTGAAAGVTIHPKLVLLNMKLPKVDGQEVLRRLKMDPVLRSIPVLMLASSREEVEQFRRLGNDADGHIIKPVEFKNLFSAIRDLGLYWLLLDEAPSGQPDN; this is encoded by the coding sequence ATGGATGAAGCGATGATCATGGATGCCGGCATCCGCGGCGAGAGCGTCGACATTCTTCTCGTCGAGGAAAATCCCCACGACGCAGAACTGCTGTTCCATTCCCTGCGACAGTACCGCCTCACGAACGCGGTCGTGTGGGTGAAAGACGGCGATGAGGCGTTGAAAGTTCTTTTCGGAAAAACCACCGGTGCGGCGGCCGGGGTCACCATACATCCGAAGCTTGTGTTGCTGAACATGAAGCTCCCGAAGGTGGATGGACAGGAAGTTTTACGGCGGCTCAAGATGGATCCGGTGTTGCGGTCGATACCCGTTCTGATGCTTGCGTCCTCGCGTGAAGAAGTGGAGCAATTCCGGCGCCTCGGGAACGACGCCGACGGCCATATCATCAAGCCGGTCGAATTCAAGAATTTATTTTCCGCCATTCGTGATCTTGGTTTATACTGGTTACTTTTGGACGAAGCTCCATCCGGTCAACCAGACAACTAG
- a CDS encoding PAS domain S-box protein, producing MKAPPRRQILLLVLFACAAAGSAYLFYRWQRDSVMHQEQQKLLAIHESILAQLHTWRENQLGEAREWMKGLHFREDLARWLERRDPALKQAMMSRLVALQERYHYRNIRIVDTTGRILLNLNAGTEAAIRADARDSLSAALQRGVPVITDLHVIDTLLPPHLDVVTPLVWPGENGPRHMAALLLSVGAERSLYPILDAYPIPTRTGECLLFRRDGNDILYLNNSRILNSGAMRLRVPVSRRDMIAVRAVYGKYGLQTGKDYRNHDVLSMVRPVSGTPWYLAVEIDEEEAMASLGTPVHFLLLVMVSIIAIGIIAFGFLTQRSQRKHYENLYFSQMKLVESEERYRALFSNMLDAFALHEMVLDEKGNAVDYIFLSINPAFEKQTGLQSEQIIGKRVSETLVGLDPAWIERYARVALLGEELEFIDFAAPLDKYFEVHAFRTSPGRFAASFRDITDRVRSEQQLRESEDHLRRAVQEVNNLNDSLEQRVMERTQELMEANRDLESFTYSVSHDLRAPLRAIDGFARIIEEEHSDRLDVEGRRLLSVVRNEAIRMGQLIDDLLAFSRLGKQGLRCKSTDVHALVQSVCDDLLRDIGSRTVEISCAPLPPAPVDATLFRQVWVNLLGNALKFTQEREVARVEINGVVEDGWARYTISDNGVGFDMNYADRLFGVFQRLHSFHEYQGTGVGLAIVRRIVQRHGGIISVYAEEGRGATFTLLMPLHTPDTHTPHV from the coding sequence ATGAAAGCTCCACCTCGTCGGCAAATTCTTCTCCTCGTCCTGTTCGCATGTGCGGCTGCGGGCTCTGCATATCTGTTCTATCGATGGCAGCGCGATTCCGTGATGCATCAGGAACAGCAGAAATTGCTGGCGATCCATGAAAGTATTCTGGCCCAGCTCCATACCTGGCGCGAGAATCAGCTTGGCGAGGCCAGGGAATGGATGAAAGGACTGCATTTCCGTGAGGATCTCGCGCGCTGGCTGGAGCGGCGGGATCCCGCGTTGAAACAAGCGATGATGTCGCGTTTGGTTGCATTGCAGGAGCGGTATCACTACAGAAACATCCGCATCGTGGATACGACGGGCAGAATTCTTCTGAATCTGAACGCCGGCACAGAGGCAGCTATCCGGGCGGATGCGCGTGATTCTCTTTCCGCCGCCCTGCAACGAGGCGTCCCCGTTATTACGGATCTCCATGTGATCGACACGTTGCTGCCGCCGCATCTCGATGTCGTCACCCCTCTCGTGTGGCCGGGAGAAAACGGACCGCGGCACATGGCGGCGCTTTTACTTAGTGTCGGAGCGGAGAGGTCGCTCTATCCGATACTGGACGCGTATCCCATTCCAACTCGCACCGGGGAATGCCTGCTCTTCCGCCGCGACGGCAACGACATTCTGTACTTGAACAACTCGCGTATTCTCAACTCGGGGGCGATGCGACTCCGTGTACCCGTCTCGCGTCGTGACATGATCGCAGTCCGGGCAGTGTACGGGAAATACGGGCTGCAAACCGGCAAGGATTACAGGAACCACGACGTGCTGAGCATGGTGCGTCCCGTCTCGGGTACACCGTGGTATCTTGCCGTGGAAATAGACGAGGAAGAGGCCATGGCCTCGCTGGGAACACCGGTTCATTTCCTGCTTCTGGTTATGGTCTCGATCATCGCCATCGGTATCATCGCGTTCGGATTTCTGACGCAGCGTTCACAAAGGAAGCACTACGAAAATCTGTATTTCTCGCAGATGAAGCTTGTCGAAAGCGAGGAACGCTACCGCGCACTGTTCAGCAATATGCTGGACGCGTTTGCGCTGCATGAGATGGTACTTGACGAAAAGGGGAATGCCGTCGATTACATCTTTCTTTCCATCAATCCCGCGTTTGAAAAACAGACCGGATTACAGAGCGAACAGATCATCGGGAAGCGGGTTTCCGAGACGCTTGTTGGACTCGATCCGGCGTGGATCGAGAGATACGCACGTGTCGCTCTGCTGGGCGAGGAGCTCGAATTCATCGACTTTGCCGCGCCTCTCGACAAGTACTTCGAAGTGCACGCGTTCCGCACTTCCCCGGGCCGATTCGCGGCGAGTTTTCGCGACATCACCGACCGCGTGCGCAGTGAGCAGCAACTGCGCGAATCGGAGGACCACCTGCGTCGCGCCGTGCAGGAGGTGAACAATCTGAACGATTCATTGGAGCAGCGTGTCATGGAACGCACGCAGGAACTCATGGAAGCGAACCGCGATCTCGAATCGTTCACATACAGCGTATCGCACGATCTGCGGGCGCCACTGCGCGCCATCGACGGATTCGCCCGCATCATCGAGGAGGAACACTCGGATCGCCTCGATGTCGAAGGCCGTCGTCTATTGTCCGTGGTGCGCAATGAAGCGATTCGTATGGGGCAGCTCATCGATGACCTCCTGGCTTTTTCCCGGTTGGGAAAACAGGGGTTGCGTTGCAAAAGCACCGATGTGCACGCATTGGTGCAGTCGGTGTGTGACGACTTGTTGCGCGACATCGGCTCGCGCACCGTGGAAATATCATGCGCGCCCCTGCCACCTGCGCCTGTCGACGCGACGTTGTTCCGGCAGGTATGGGTGAATCTGCTAGGCAATGCGCTGAAGTTCACGCAGGAGAGGGAAGTGGCGCGCGTCGAGATCAACGGCGTGGTTGAGGACGGCTGGGCACGGTACACAATCAGCGACAATGGCGTCGGGTTCGACATGAATTACGCCGATCGATTGTTCGGCGTGTTTCAACGACTGCATTCGTTTCATGAGTATCAAGGGACCGGGGTGGGCCTGGCCATAGTCCGCCGCATCGTGCAGCGGCACGGCGGGATTATCAGTGTGTACGCCGAGGAGGGCCGCGGGGCGACGTTTACGCTACTGATGCCGCTCCATACACCCGACACACACACACCGCACGTGTGA
- a CDS encoding response regulator yields the protein MDTVHDAAAQGSGIPVRVLLIEDMESDAILILRELTRYGYVPEWERVDTREGVARCLSSREWDIVFSDHSMPRFNSSAALSFVKRERPDLPFIIISGAIDEETAVDSIRAGASDYLLKDRLTRLGPAVDRALREAAETRERARAEDAQRKLEAQLRHAQRLETIGQLASGVVHDVNTMLTVIGIDGRSARRSSDSPLVAEHLDRIIEAAQQASDTLRQVLVFSRSGEITRTEGVLSDPVRDAVRLLETVKPHNVQIELEAHDAGHMASYNAVQVQQLVMNLVTNAWQAMGGRPGHIGISVSVSEQQTAASRAAGNGHTRQILLRIADDGPGMEESTRVRIFEPFFTTKPAAEGTGLGLAVVQKIVQEHGARVNVQSAPGNGTLFEVAFPECAVKNEAAGDSFERAGGKGEHVLVVDDHPVIREGMHELLEIAGYRVSSFGDPFEAITMLENPDCDARLVITDFSMSEMSGAELARRILSLGSGIPVILMSAYDLSADRDRWNTLNIRRVLPKPIRLEELTGAVADVLTATAQ from the coding sequence ATGGACACGGTACACGACGCAGCAGCACAAGGGAGCGGCATCCCGGTCCGCGTTCTGTTGATTGAGGACATGGAATCGGACGCCATCCTTATCCTGCGTGAACTTACGCGGTACGGATATGTCCCTGAGTGGGAACGAGTCGACACGAGAGAGGGTGTTGCGCGCTGCCTGTCATCGCGCGAATGGGATATCGTGTTCTCCGACCACTCGATGCCGCGCTTCAACAGCTCGGCCGCTCTGAGCTTCGTCAAGCGTGAAAGGCCCGATCTGCCCTTCATCATCATTTCCGGCGCCATCGACGAGGAGACCGCCGTCGATTCGATACGCGCCGGCGCATCGGATTATCTTCTCAAGGATCGTCTGACGCGTCTCGGTCCGGCCGTCGATCGTGCCTTGCGGGAAGCGGCCGAAACACGCGAACGCGCGCGGGCCGAGGACGCCCAACGCAAACTCGAAGCGCAGCTACGACACGCGCAGCGGCTTGAGACCATTGGACAGCTCGCGAGCGGCGTTGTGCACGACGTCAACACAATGTTGACCGTCATCGGCATTGACGGCAGATCGGCCCGGCGTTCATCCGATTCTCCACTTGTGGCCGAGCATCTCGACAGGATCATTGAAGCGGCGCAGCAGGCCTCCGACACGCTGCGACAGGTCCTGGTGTTCAGCCGCTCGGGCGAGATTACACGCACAGAGGGTGTGTTGTCGGATCCTGTGCGTGATGCCGTACGCCTGCTTGAGACAGTGAAACCCCACAATGTGCAGATCGAGCTCGAGGCACACGATGCGGGACACATGGCGTCGTATAACGCCGTTCAAGTCCAGCAGCTCGTCATGAATCTTGTCACCAACGCCTGGCAGGCGATGGGCGGCAGGCCGGGGCATATCGGCATCAGCGTGAGCGTGTCGGAACAGCAGACGGCCGCATCACGCGCGGCAGGAAACGGCCACACACGGCAGATACTTCTGCGCATCGCCGACGACGGTCCTGGCATGGAGGAGTCCACACGCGTGCGCATCTTTGAACCGTTTTTTACGACGAAGCCGGCCGCCGAAGGCACGGGATTGGGACTCGCCGTGGTACAAAAAATCGTGCAGGAGCACGGCGCGCGTGTGAACGTGCAGAGCGCGCCCGGCAACGGTACCCTGTTCGAAGTCGCTTTCCCGGAATGTGCCGTAAAGAATGAGGCGGCGGGGGACAGCTTCGAACGAGCCGGTGGAAAGGGTGAACATGTGCTGGTTGTGGACGACCATCCGGTCATACGCGAAGGTATGCACGAACTGCTCGAAATCGCGGGGTACCGCGTCTCGTCCTTTGGCGATCCCTTTGAGGCCATCACGATGCTTGAGAATCCGGATTGTGATGCGCGTCTGGTGATCACCGATTTTTCGATGAGTGAAATGAGCGGCGCCGAACTGGCCCGACGCATCCTCTCGCTCGGAAGCGGCATTCCCGTGATTCTCATGAGCGCGTATGACTTGTCGGCTGATCGTGACCGATGGAATACGCTGAACATCCGCCGCGTGTTGCCGAAACCCATACGGCTCGAAGAACTGACCGGCGCCGTCGCCGACGTGCTGACCGCAACAGCCCAGTGA
- the trxA gene encoding thioredoxin yields the protein MHPIDVTDATFKTEVLDAATLTVVDFWAPWCGPCRMIAPVIEELAGEYAGRVKFVKLNTDDNFESATRYGIRGIPTIGFFKGGQLVDTVVGAVPKRMLQATVDKHADVILVN from the coding sequence ATGCATCCCATCGATGTAACAGACGCAACATTCAAAACCGAAGTTCTTGACGCCGCAACATTGACCGTGGTCGATTTCTGGGCGCCCTGGTGCGGTCCCTGCCGCATGATCGCTCCCGTCATCGAAGAACTCGCGGGCGAGTATGCCGGCCGGGTTAAGTTTGTGAAACTGAACACCGACGACAACTTCGAATCGGCCACCCGTTATGGCATCCGCGGTATCCCGACAATCGGATTTTTCAAGGGCGGACAGCTTGTGGATACAGTTGTCGGAGCAGTTCCGAAACGCATGCTGCAGGCGACTGTCGACAAACACGCGGATGTGATCCTGGTGAACTGA
- the coxB gene encoding cytochrome c oxidase subunit II, whose amino-acid sequence MLDWLPENISTFGEGVDHLFALIYYITVGIFVLVNIVYVVFIVKYRRRRKTDRAYHHHGNNLLEFAWTALPFGLFLFLAFYSDGIWRDIKYASHTPNPDLEVEVMGQTYMWHFRYPGSDGIFGHREQKFISATNPFGIDAADPNGKDDIVAINRLTIPVNKTVLVHLSSMDVIHSFFLPNMRVKQDAIPGQWVNVWFNGAKTGEYEIACAELCGSGHYLMRGVLDIKAQSAFDTWMDGENARLAAANAPKPSVLDEAPTPVQSSSR is encoded by the coding sequence ATGCTCGATTGGTTGCCTGAAAATATCTCCACATTCGGGGAAGGCGTTGATCACCTCTTCGCCCTGATCTACTACATCACCGTCGGCATCTTCGTGCTCGTCAACATTGTGTACGTGGTGTTCATCGTGAAGTACCGCCGTCGGCGCAAGACCGACCGCGCGTACCATCACCACGGGAACAACCTGCTCGAGTTTGCATGGACGGCGCTGCCCTTCGGACTCTTTCTTTTCCTGGCGTTCTACAGCGACGGCATCTGGCGCGACATCAAGTACGCGTCGCACACGCCGAATCCCGACCTCGAAGTGGAAGTGATGGGGCAGACGTACATGTGGCATTTCCGCTATCCCGGGTCCGACGGCATCTTCGGTCATCGCGAGCAGAAGTTCATCAGCGCCACGAATCCCTTCGGCATCGATGCCGCGGATCCGAACGGCAAGGACGACATCGTGGCCATCAACCGGCTCACCATTCCCGTGAACAAGACCGTGCTCGTGCATCTCTCGTCGATGGACGTCATCCACAGCTTTTTCCTGCCCAACATGCGTGTCAAACAAGACGCGATTCCCGGTCAGTGGGTGAATGTGTGGTTCAACGGCGCGAAGACCGGCGAGTACGAAATAGCCTGCGCCGAACTCTGCGGCAGCGGCCATTACCTCATGCGCGGCGTACTCGACATCAAGGCGCAGAGCGCATTCGACACGTGGATGGACGGCGAGAACGCGCGCCTCGCTGCCGCCAATGCCCCGAAGCCCTCGGTGCTCGACGAGGCGCCCACACCCGTACAATCTTCCAGCAGGTAG
- a CDS encoding M48 family metallopeptidase translates to MPTITLHGRSVEYRLLRTRRNRFVRLTITVGKGLRVSAPPRFPEREIPRIIHERAAWVLEKLDEFAKLERAIPRQRFTDGAPIMFLGRRHHLCIAQASNGAVHVRVRENTIHITLPAGVPAARRENMLRDVLLAWLKLQAQRIVLPRVEHYARQMRVSPSRISIRRQNTRWGSCSAKGNVNLNQMLVMAPLAVLDYVIVHELAHLSELNHSSRFWAIVDRYCPERAKHQAWLKEHIHYLDL, encoded by the coding sequence ATGCCCACGATAACGCTGCACGGTCGCTCGGTTGAATACCGTCTATTGCGGACGCGACGCAACCGTTTTGTCCGATTGACGATCACAGTCGGGAAGGGTTTGCGCGTATCCGCACCGCCTCGTTTTCCCGAGCGCGAAATTCCGCGCATCATTCACGAACGCGCGGCATGGGTTCTGGAGAAGCTCGACGAATTCGCGAAACTCGAGCGCGCGATTCCGCGCCAGCGTTTCACTGACGGCGCGCCGATCATGTTTCTCGGACGGCGGCACCACCTGTGCATCGCGCAGGCCTCGAACGGCGCCGTGCATGTGCGTGTGCGCGAAAACACCATACACATCACGCTGCCCGCGGGAGTGCCCGCGGCCCGGCGAGAGAACATGCTGCGCGACGTGCTGCTGGCCTGGCTGAAACTGCAGGCGCAGCGCATCGTGCTTCCGCGCGTGGAGCATTACGCGCGGCAGATGCGTGTGTCGCCCTCGCGCATCAGCATCCGGCGGCAGAACACGCGGTGGGGAAGTTGTTCGGCGAAGGGCAATGTGAATCTGAACCAGATGCTCGTCATGGCCCCGCTCGCGGTGCTCGACTACGTGATCGTCCACGAGCTGGCCCACCTCTCGGAATTGAACCACTCGTCACGCTTCTGGGCCATCGTCGACCGGTACTGCCCGGAGCGAGCAAAACACCAGGCCTGGTTGAAGGAACACATCCACTACCTGGATCTTTGA